Within the Fusarium keratoplasticum isolate Fu6.1 chromosome 1, whole genome shotgun sequence genome, the region gaggccaGGAGTCTTGGAGACGGTCAGTTCAGAGTGTCAAGGATGCTGTTCAGGGTGCAGTGAAGCAGCGAGGCATGGCTCCCCTGAAGCTGTGAAGATTATGGCCAAGGAAATGATGCAAGTCAGGATCGCGAATGACAGGATAGACATGACGTTATACCCCTTTATTAGACATCGCTGTTCTATGTTTTTTATACAACTCGAGGTTttctcgaccttggctcTCATATCTTAAAGGAACCATGCAGCCAACACAGCAGTGAGTAACAATGGCCATGGTGTCCTTGTTATGGCTGCCGAGTCTGGTGCATCACCCCCTTTTGACAACTCGTATATGCTCAACTTTAATGGACCACCACAGACTTGAGAAGAGTTTCCCTCGCATGGATTTGTGCAGTTATCGTCGTGAAGCTTCTCTGAGAGGGCAGATAGATACGGGGCGCACCAGCATTCCCTGGAGATGGAGTGTATTAGTCAAGAACGTCAGCCTCTAAACAATGAAGAAGCTCACCGTGACCATTCAAGTCCAGCAAATGCATACTCGGTGCCATTGAAAGTGCAAAATTCGAGACACATAGGAACCGTCATCTTGCCCGCCTTGACAAGATGGGTACCACCGGTGAGGGCACGTTCCTCGGCAGAGTCTTTGATATCGGTCGTCTCGTTGTAGCAGCCATAGTATTTGTACTTGTTAGATTCCCGATAGATCTTTGGGTCTTGACTTCCGGAATCTCGGATGGTAAGAGATGTTACGcggccgatgaggaggaataGGACAGCAATAATGAAAGGCGACAGTCTCGAcatttttaataatattgGTAAGATGTTTGGAAGCCGAGTTGGCGGAAGTGGTGGAAGGCCAGTGTAAGAGACACAGCAGATGATGAATGACGGCACAGGACAGTGctacaccaccaccgagagACAATACGGAAGAAGGAAATGGAACTGGAGGAAGGAACACATTTTTCGAGAAGGCTGAATCTCTTTACATCTTCCCTTAGAGTTTCGTCCATGTTTGGTGGCGGAGGATCCTATACGCAGCAACGCGTTGACAGGAATGAGAGGAATGGAAGTGACGGATTTAGCCAACGGGTTGCCCGAGAGCTAGTCTACACTACTAGCTACAGAAAGAAGATCACCTCTTTTCATCTATTGGAAGAGGCGCCTATTACTATACAGTTCCTAAACCGGGTTATATGTGAGACATGGGACGGAAGAGACAGCCACTGTGGTTAAAACCAGCCGGTTCCGTCTTGACGCCTTATCTACGGAGTACGCCATGGACTATCAGTCAAGCCATTATATCATATCAGCCAAGTGGTTTATCAATGAACTCTTGAACTGATCCGTGCAGCTTCTAGAAAGGCCcattcttctctctccaCAGAGTGAATCTTCAGGCCAATGCTCTCGTGCCAATTTAAACCTCGCCCGGTTTGTGGAGCCGTCAAGAGCCTAGCAACCACTCACAAACCCCACAAATACTGGGCAACCTGGTTAATCCTCAGCGTTCTCCAGTCACTATCGCTGCCCACTTGACGAGAAGCTGAGGTCGGGTGCAGTGAGGACAGCTAAGGTACTTCAGGGCTTCCCCGGTCTACCACCAAAGTGGAAGGTACTTGCTCCCGCCTTCCTCAATTATCTGCGAGGCTCCATCACCTACTtcgtctcctcttctcctcctccttctcccacttTCTCCCCTCTACAACTCTCTCTTCTATCGCGACACTTTGTCAACGAGGTCGTTGGCTCTTGGCGACACATTCTAATCGCTCAGGCACATACGCGCTTCAGCCTACGCT harbors:
- a CDS encoding WSC domain-containing protein — protein: MSRLSPFIIAVLFLLIGRVTSLTIRDSGSQDPKIYRESNKYKYYGCYNETTDIKDSAEERALTGGTHLVKAGKMTVPMCLEFCTFNGTEYAFAGLEWSRECWCAPYLSALSEKLHDDNCTNPCEGNSSQVCGGPLKLSIYELSKGGDAPDSAAITRTPWPLLLTAVLAAWFL